The genomic window AACTAGTGGTCACAAAGATGGTGCAAGCGCTAAAACAAGCGGTGATGGTCCATCAAATAGTCCAAAACCTTTTGATGTTGATAATGTTGATATTAATAATGATGTTTATTATGAGGCTAAACAACTAGCGGATATAATAACTGAACTTAAAGACAAAGTTGCAGCAGAAGCAAAGGTAAACGAAGGTCAAAAAGAGCCTGATGATACTCAATATGGTTTAAAAGACACTGTATTTAAATTAATAAAGGATGACAAGAATAAAACTTATGATGATGCTGAAAAGCAAGATACAAGATATAGATTTTATGGGTCTTTGAGCTGGAAAAAAGAAACAATTGAAGGCCTTGGAGAAGTGCTTACAGAAATAGGTAAAAATGCAACTTATAAAGATACTTGGCCTAAAAATCTTGTAGGGGTAGGAGAAAAAGTACAGGGAGTAATTCAGGTTTCATTTAAAGAAATAGAAGACAAAAAAGATAATCTTAATACTCTAAGCCTTGAAAAAATAAATGAACTTAATGATAAAGTAAAAGAACTTGAAGAAGCAAGAACTACCTGGACAACATTTGTAGCTGATTTAATTAAAGATTATAAGGATGATAAAGATAGCATCAAAACTACTGTAAAAAATTTGGTAGATTACCTAACTCCAAAATACACTAATTCTCTTTCTGGGCTTATTAAAAGTAGTGAAAAGTTAGGGGAAGATATTAAGCAAATATTAAAATAAGTACAATAATATAAATAAATATATTAAATATTAAATTTTCAAATTACGGAAGAGAGGCAGAGCTTCTCTTCCATTTTATTATGTACAACTTGTAAACATTTATACATATAAATGCTAAATAAATTTATAAATTATTTTATAAATTATATTGGTTTTTGAACAATATGATATATATTATTATATAATAATGATTATTATAATTTATCTTTTATGATATAATAACTTTAAGGAAGGAGAATATTTATGAGAAAAAATTTTTTTACAAACATTTTTATTTTATTTTTAATAACACTTATAATGGCTGGATGTAGACCTTTAAACAAAGAAGACGGATATGGTGGTGCGGGTCACAGGGATGGTGCATCAAAATCACAAGAAATAGATCTTATTCCACAATTAATTGATGCCTATTCACAACTAATACAATCAGAAGAAGATGATGAGGTAAATGGAGATGTGCAAAAAAATTTACAAAGTGATAAAGAGAAAACAGAACTTATAGCTTTAATAAAAGAAAAAGTTAAAACGGAAATAGAGGTGCTAAGAAAATACAGCAACAAAATTGAAGATAATGAACAGTATGGGATGAAATGGGGAGTATTTAAATTTTTAATAGAGGATAACAACAAACGAAACATTCAATCTGCTGAAAATACGCTTGCAAGAAAACAACTTTATGCATCTTTAGAATGGAATGAAGATAGGCTTAGAAAATTTGGAACAATAATGAACGAGGTAGAAAAGTGTGATCGAGTCGTTGCAAAAACAATATTAGAAACAGGAATGAATTTTGTTCAAGGAAAATTTGAAAATGCAATAATTAGTATTGATGATAAGGATCAAGATTTAGATAATTTAATTCTTAAGGAACTAAAAGATATTAAGAAAAATCTTGATCTAATTGATAGTTTTCGAAAACAATGGATCAGTTCTGTTGATAGCATTATTTCTGAATATGATTCTAATACTGGTGACATACAAAAAGATAGTCAAGCATTAGTAAAGCGTGTAAATACTGAATACAAAGAAATATTTGAAAATAAAATTGCTGAAATTAAAAAGGCAGTCGATGATATTCAAACTATATTAAAATAATTAAAATAAAACTTTACAAATAACTCAAATCTTATAGAGAGGAAATAACTTTTTTCTCTCTATTTTTATTGCAATTAAACATAAAATTACAAAATGACAAAGCATATTTTATTGTTCACCCAAACAATATATTATTTTATATAAATTTTGTTTTTTTATACTTTTTACTGTACAAATAATAATTAATCTTATATAATACATATTACATTGTAATA from Borrelia duttonii Ly includes these protein-coding regions:
- a CDS encoding complement regulator-acquiring protein; this encodes TSGHKDGASAKTSGDGPSNSPKPFDVDNVDINNDVYYEAKQLADIITELKDKVAAEAKVNEGQKEPDDTQYGLKDTVFKLIKDDKNKTYDDAEKQDTRYRFYGSLSWKKETIEGLGEVLTEIGKNATYKDTWPKNLVGVGEKVQGVIQVSFKEIEDKKDNLNTLSLEKINELNDKVKELEEARTTWTTFVADLIKDYKDDKDSIKTTVKNLVDYLTPKYTNSLSGLIKSSEKLGEDIKQILK
- a CDS encoding complement regulator-acquiring protein, producing MRKNFFTNIFILFLITLIMAGCRPLNKEDGYGGAGHRDGASKSQEIDLIPQLIDAYSQLIQSEEDDEVNGDVQKNLQSDKEKTELIALIKEKVKTEIEVLRKYSNKIEDNEQYGMKWGVFKFLIEDNNKRNIQSAENTLARKQLYASLEWNEDRLRKFGTIMNEVEKCDRVVAKTILETGMNFVQGKFENAIISIDDKDQDLDNLILKELKDIKKNLDLIDSFRKQWISSVDSIISEYDSNTGDIQKDSQALVKRVNTEYKEIFENKIAEIKKAVDDIQTILK